One stretch of Microvirga lotononidis DNA includes these proteins:
- a CDS encoding DoxX family protein, whose protein sequence is MFATLDRWSPHALAVLRIVAALLFMEHGTQKLFGFPAPPEGGMPPFFSLFGIGAVLELVGGFLILVGFLTRPVAFLLAGEMAVAYWMFHAPHSPYPALNGGDAAILFCFVFLLFVFTGPGAWSVDGARRTAGPRHSWER, encoded by the coding sequence ATGTTCGCTACCCTGGATCGTTGGTCCCCCCACGCCCTGGCTGTCCTGAGGATCGTCGCGGCCCTGCTCTTCATGGAACACGGAACGCAGAAGCTGTTCGGCTTCCCGGCCCCGCCCGAGGGCGGCATGCCGCCGTTCTTCTCCCTGTTCGGGATCGGAGCCGTCCTCGAACTCGTCGGAGGCTTCCTGATCCTGGTCGGCTTCCTGACCCGGCCCGTGGCTTTCCTGCTCGCCGGCGAGATGGCCGTGGCCTATTGGATGTTCCACGCTCCCCACAGCCCCTACCCGGCGCTCAACGGCGGCGATGCGGCAATCCTCTTCTGCTTCGTGTTCTTGCTCTTCGTCTTTACCGGCCCGGGAGCCTGGAGCGTCGATGGGGCGAGGCGGACGGCTGGACCCAGGCATTCCTGGGAGCGGTGA